In Populus trichocarpa isolate Nisqually-1 chromosome 16, P.trichocarpa_v4.1, whole genome shotgun sequence, a genomic segment contains:
- the LOC7472500 gene encoding uncharacterized protein LOC7472500, whose translation MDVESSKAAAMKAESPKKHKRRNICLGVTAAVILFIFLLLLILGLTVFKPKQPTTTVDSTSISDMKVSFDIARLRVDVNVSLDVDLSIKNPNKVSVKYKNSSAFLNYRGQVVGEAPIPAGKILADKTQPINVTVTLMADRLLSDSQFFSDVMAGTIPFNTLTKISGKASVFNLFNVHITSTSSCDLLVFVSNRTIGDQKCKYKTKL comes from the coding sequence atggatgtgGAATCGTCAAAAGCTGCTGCAATGAAAGCTGAATCTCCTAAGAAACACAAACGCAGAAACATTTGTTTAGGGGTGACCGCAGCTGTgatcctctttatttttctgCTTTTGCTCATCTTGGGGTTAACGGTGTTCAAGCCCAAACAACCGACAACCACCGTGGATTCCACCTCCATCAGTGACATGAAGGTTTCTTTTGACATAGCCAGGCTAAGAGTGGATGTAAACGTGAGTCTTGACGTGGATCTCTCTATCAAGAATCCGAACAAGGTGAGTGTCAAGTACAAGAACAGCTCTGCTTTTCTGAATTATAGAGGCCAAGTTGTTGGTGAAGCTCCAATTCCTGCGGGTAAGATTTTAGCAGACAAAACACAACCCATAAACGTAACCGTTACACTTATGGCAGATCGGTTGTTGTCTGATTCGCAGTTTTTTTCTGATGTCATGGCTGGTACTATACCCTTTAATACCTTGACCAAGATTTCTGGAAAAGCTAGCGTTTTTAATCTGTTTAATGTACATATCACTTCTACCAGTAGTTGtgatcttcttgtttttgtttctaatagAACTATAGGGGATCAAAAGTGCAAGTATAAGACAAAATTGTAG
- the LOC7472499 gene encoding unknown protein 1, protein MDSESCTDQTNKTQDEQASKAIVEAYLGPVTPDSIKETGDFPLSPVTLVKKLPKVLSFTSKTNRSEDHFDNFSSPRTPKDGVFDPFAPGHEDKILAPQCKKYNDEARASVVRRLNFTSSFRALRNGSFGDDVEFLSDEEMFESVYESLLEAIVSKQTEGALEEMTKLEWDSDDCTTPPAAPILTGVPDTCPAAPLKRKGKSRIIDLGLCRKLEF, encoded by the coding sequence ATGGATTCTGAATCTTGTACGgaccaaacaaacaaaacccaagaTGAGCAAGCTAGCAAGGCCATTGTTGAGGCATATCTAGGTCCTGTCACCCCTGATTCTATCAAAGAGACTGGGGATTTCCCACTCTCTCCAGTCACTTTAGTTAAAAAACTGCCCAAAGTTCTCTCCTTTACCTCTAAAACCAACAGAAGTGAGGACCATTTTGACAACTTTAGCAGCCCACGAACACCCAAGGACGGTGTTTTTGACCCTTTTGCTCCTGGCCATGAAGACAAAATCCTGGCTCCTCAGTGCAAGAAATACAATGATGAAGCGAGGGCCAGTGTTGTGCGCCGGCTTAATTTTACTTCTTCTTTCAGAGCCTTGAGAAATGGGAGTTTTGGTGATGATGTGgagttcttatcggatgaagAGATGTTTGAATCTGTGTATGAAAGTTTATTGGAAGCTATTGTTTCGAAGCAGACTGAGGGTGCTCTTGAAGAAATGACAAAATTAGAATGGGATTCTGATGACTGCACAACACCGCCTGCAGCTCCTATTCTAACCGGAGTTCCTGATACTTGTCCCGCCGCTCCTCTGAAGCGAAAAGGTAAATCTAGGATTATTGATTTGGGATTATGCAGAAAGCTTGAATTCTAA
- the LOC7482621 gene encoding uncharacterized protein LOC7482621 → MTETNDQGRGPKARRCFIVGGVILLLQLLLFIIFLILVLTVFKPKAPQTQLLSATLEGISPRISLPVVNIQLNITLNLTLLVKNPNHVSFKHGPGKSYLLYRGDEVGDADLYPGLIPSKGTETLPSRLTIQVDQMAADMSALISDVLAGQIVLETRTRIPGRATFLKIIKKHAVATSECRFTIDIPSLKIQSQECKNKTKF, encoded by the coding sequence ATGACAGAAACCAACGACCAAGGACGTGGTCCTAAGGCTAGAAGGTGTTTCATTGTTGGTGGGGTGATTCTCCTCTTGCAGTTGCTgctattcattatttttcttatcctaGTATTGACAGTCTTCAAGCCTAAAGCGCCCCAAACCCAGCTGCTATCAGCTACCCTCGAAGGCATCTCTCCTCGCATCTCACTCCCTGTTGTTAATATCCAACTTAACATCACCCTCAACCTAACGCTCCTCGTCAAGAATCCTAACCATGTCAGCTTCAAGCACGGCCCCGGAAAGAGCTACCTTCTATATCGAGGCGATGAGGTGGGAGATGCTGACCTGTACCCCGGCCTGATACCCTCTAAGGGCACCGAGACACTTCCTTCCCGGCTTACTATACAGGTGGATCAGATGGCAGCTGATATGTCAGCTTTAATCAGTGATGTTCTTGCCGGACAGATTGTTCTGGAAACACGCACTAGAATTCCAGGCAGGGCCACCTTCCTGAAGATAATCAAAAAGCATGCTGTCGCTACATCTGAGTGTCGATTCACTATTGATATTCCTTCCCTGAAGATTCAAAGCCAGGAATGCAAGAACAAgactaaattttga
- the LOC7472497 gene encoding suppressor protein SRP40 yields the protein MACIAYRDQELEESFSFSSCYDFNSSSFQSIFSDESDDESYIEIALEQKNYHGDIDDWADEEMELRISFSSSVPFQEPSTTTTSIENESAATMSKSPSASSTTTTFTMNSSSPSKEGDQWDTQMGSKASNSNCRIQKTIKRKAQFPKVHGFLNMLKPSLTVSSEASDENGRPASSNHLELVRPSTMKGSKETAMNSSGIVMKFLVKFRTLRIRTLLASFMKSRQEINFPRGKKNIGAYQTLIKPFDKWLVRKGQGSSSNSNNPFGNGDRSRVMEKNLDAIRGVLEAMSTSVGGKDRKSKSCPSSTKSSPTHLGFSSGDQNHKICAQDNSIQAAIAHCKRSFGPNIV from the exons ATGGCATGTATCGCATACAGAGATCAAGAGCTAGAAGAGAGCTTCTCATTCAGCAGCTGCTATGACTTCAACTCCTCATCGTTCCAGTCCATTTTCTCCGATGAAAGCGACGATGAATCCTACATTGAGATAGCCCTTGAACAGAAGAATTATCATGGAGATATTGATGACTGGGCTGATGAGGAAATGGAGCTACGTATATCATTTTCTTCTAGTGTTCCCTTCCAAGAACCCTCCACCACAACAACCAGCATTGAGAATGAGTCTGCTGCGACAATGTCAAAGTCTCCATCggcatcatcaacaacaacaacattcactatgaactcttcttctccttccaaGGAGGGTGATCAATGGGATACTCAAATGGGGTCCAAGGCTTCTAATTCTAATTGTAGAATCCAAAAGACCATTAAAAGGAAGGCTCAGTTTCCTAAAGTTCACGGTTTTCTCAATATGTTAAAGCCCAGTTTAACGGTATCATCAGAGGCCAGTGATGAAAATGGCCGTCCGGCTAGCAGCAATCACTTGGAGCTTGTACGCCCCAg CACAATGAAAGGATCGAAGGAAACGGCAATGAACAGCAGTGGCATCGTGATGAAGTTCTTGGTCAAGTTTCGAACCTTGAGAATTCGGACTTTGCTCGCATCATTTATGAAGTCTCGCCAAGAAATTAACTTTCCCCgaggaaagaaaaacattggCGCATATCAGACGTTAATAAAGCCTTTTGACAAATGGTTAGTGCGAAAAGGACaaggcagcagcagcaactcGAACAACCCTTTCGGAAATGGTGACAGGTCAAGAGTTATGGAGAAGAACTTGGATGCAATTAGAGGAGTTTTGGAAGCAATGAGTACTAGCGTTGGTGGGAAAGATAGGAAATCCAAAAGTTGTCCAAGTTCTACAAAATCCTCCCCAACTCACCTAGGTTTCTCGAGTGGAGATCAGAATCACAAAATATGTGCTCAGGATAACTCAATCCAGGCTGCTATTGCTCATTGCAAGAGATCATTTGGCCCCAATAttgtgtga
- the LOC7472498 gene encoding probable calcium-binding protein CML43: MEAAAAAAAASASASASARHKKSSSFSLRSPSLNSLRLRRIFDLFDKNGDGMITIQEISQALSLLGLDADFSELEFTIKSHIKPDNNGLSFEDFVSLHQSLHNSFFGYDNNAAEEEASANDIGDQAWMRMEESDLSEAFKVFDEDGDGYISAHELQVVLRKLGFPEAKEIDRIQKMIITVDSNHDGRVDFFEFKEMMRSVLVRSS, from the coding sequence atggaagcagcagcagcagcagcagcagcctctGCCTCTGCCTCTGCCTCTGCCAGACACAAGAAATCCTCCTCCTTTAGTCTACGTAGCCCCAGTCTCAATTCCCTTCGCCTCCGCCGCATTTTTGATCTTTTCGACAAGAATGGCGATGGCATGATCACCATCCAGGAAATTAGTCAAGCACTCAGCCTTCTTGGCCTCGACGCTGACTTCTCTGAGCTTGAATTCACcatcaaatcccacattaagcCAGACAACAATGGCCTTTCTTTCGAAGATTTCGTGTCCCTTCATCAATCATTGCACAACAGTTTCTTTGGTTACGATAATAATGCGGCCGAGGAGGAGGCGTCTGCGAATGATATTGGAGATCAAGCTTGGATGAGAATGGAGGAATCTGATTTGTCAGAGGCATTCAAGGTTTTCGACGAGGATGGGGATGGTTACATATCAGCACATGAACTGCAAGTGGTCTTGAGGAAGTTGGGATTTCCTGAAGCCAAAGAGATTGACAGAATTCAGAAGATGATCATCACTGTCGACAGCAACCATGATGGTCGTGttgatttctttgaatttaaggAAATGATGAGGAGCGTTCTTGTTAGGAGCTCTTAA